A genomic window from Slackia heliotrinireducens DSM 20476 includes:
- a CDS encoding type II toxin-antitoxin system RelB/DinJ family antitoxin encodes MDPVVTGRVPEAVRDRGNAVLKEIGSSPSELINAAYDYVIRERRLPKAVDLPDAGARTLTEAQAAELLSFMKRVRVEVPSEWDGVTFDELFDPGMRS; translated from the coding sequence ATGGATCCGGTTGTAACGGGCAGGGTGCCAGAGGCCGTGCGCGATCGCGGCAATGCCGTGTTGAAGGAGATCGGCTCGTCCCCCTCGGAGCTCATCAACGCCGCCTACGACTACGTCATCAGAGAACGTCGCCTGCCCAAAGCCGTCGACTTGCCGGATGCCGGCGCCCGCACGCTGACCGAGGCGCAGGCCGCGGAGCTGCTCAGCTTCATGAAAAGGGTGCGCGTCGAAGTGCCTTCCGAATGGGACGGCGTCACCTTCGACGAGCTGTTCGATCCCGGAATGAGGTCATAA
- the hslO gene encoding Hsp33 family molecular chaperone HslO, protein MDNVIDFEHERTAAGDYIVRGVAGDGQIRAFAITARESVQEASTRHHTSPVATAALGRLLMAGQMMGWMFKNPDELITLTLEGDGPLCPVTVTADSTGRAKGYVAHPNVWLDLNSKRKLDVGGAVGSGMLLVVRDQPGIEPYSSRVELVSGEIGDDLVHYFVTSDQVPTTVGLGVLVDRDLSVRQAGGFIIQLMPHYDDELVDRLEQNLAGVSSVTDMLEQGMTPETMLERLLAGLDPIMLETTPASFYCGCNAKRAQRAVLALGASEIKDMIEKNEPAEVYCHFCGDRYEFTPDELSAMLGFDQQLS, encoded by the coding sequence GTGGACAACGTCATCGATTTCGAACATGAACGCACAGCCGCAGGCGACTACATCGTCCGCGGCGTAGCCGGCGACGGACAAATCCGCGCCTTCGCCATTACGGCGCGCGAAAGCGTGCAGGAGGCAAGCACCCGCCACCACACGAGCCCCGTGGCCACGGCCGCGCTGGGGCGCCTGCTCATGGCGGGCCAGATGATGGGATGGATGTTCAAAAACCCTGATGAGCTCATCACGCTTACGCTGGAAGGCGACGGTCCGCTGTGCCCGGTCACCGTCACGGCCGACAGCACGGGCCGCGCCAAGGGCTACGTGGCGCACCCCAATGTTTGGCTGGACCTGAACAGCAAGCGCAAGCTCGACGTGGGCGGGGCCGTGGGATCCGGCATGCTGCTGGTGGTGCGCGACCAGCCGGGCATCGAACCCTATTCCAGCCGCGTCGAACTGGTCAGCGGCGAAATCGGCGACGACTTGGTGCATTACTTCGTCACAAGCGACCAGGTGCCCACCACCGTAGGCCTGGGCGTGCTGGTCGACCGCGATCTAAGCGTGCGGCAGGCCGGCGGATTCATCATCCAGCTCATGCCCCACTACGATGACGAGCTGGTGGATCGCCTCGAACAGAACCTGGCGGGCGTGAGCAGCGTAACCGATATGCTTGAGCAGGGCATGACCCCCGAAACCATGCTCGAGCGGCTGCTCGCCGGGCTGGATCCCATCATGTTAGAAACCACTCCTGCATCGTTTTATTGCGGGTGCAATGCAAAACGGGCGCAGCGTGCCGTGCTTGCCCTGGGAGCTTCGGAAATCAAAGACATGATCGAAAAGAACGAACCTGCTGAGGTGTACTGCCATTTCTGCGGAGACCGATACGAGTTCACCCCCGATGAGCTTTCCGCCATGCTCGGTTTCGACCAGCAACTAAGCTAA
- a CDS encoding sensor domain-containing diguanylate cyclase yields MSLDGKVIPGAHHFTSEQLEIILKAVPANVFFKDLDCRYQYVSHICDMLNTGGKGTIIGKTDPEIQPDPELGRKFYEEDKEIIRTGESMKYLQEMTFGPDTYYYEISKMPVIDSDGEIMGVIGMVSDMTEQILTQRKLEAYSQIDSMTGVFNRTFFNKFLDDAKDVNQPMAVIMADCNYLKTFNDNYGHSMGDQLIKSTVENIQQVIGEQGKVVRWGGDEFLLIIPNCDEAACEQIVNRLQETESNVIVCGNPLSTSYGYAIVTQDVPLEQAIDIADKRMYAAKQALKNAIA; encoded by the coding sequence ATGTCTCTCGATGGCAAGGTAATTCCCGGCGCTCATCATTTTACTTCCGAGCAGCTTGAGATTATTCTGAAGGCAGTTCCGGCCAATGTATTCTTCAAGGACCTGGATTGCCGATATCAGTATGTGAGCCACATCTGCGACATGCTCAACACCGGCGGAAAGGGCACCATCATCGGAAAGACCGACCCGGAAATTCAACCAGATCCCGAACTCGGTCGGAAGTTCTACGAAGAGGACAAGGAAATCATCCGCACGGGTGAGTCCATGAAGTACCTCCAGGAAATGACGTTCGGCCCCGACACGTACTATTACGAGATATCCAAAATGCCCGTCATCGATTCGGATGGCGAAATCATGGGCGTCATCGGCATGGTCTCCGACATGACCGAGCAGATTCTCACGCAGCGTAAACTGGAAGCCTACAGCCAAATCGACTCCATGACGGGCGTGTTCAACCGCACGTTTTTCAACAAGTTCCTGGACGACGCCAAAGACGTGAATCAGCCCATGGCCGTCATCATGGCGGACTGCAACTATCTGAAAACGTTCAACGACAACTACGGGCATTCCATGGGCGACCAGCTCATCAAGTCCACGGTTGAGAACATCCAGCAAGTCATCGGCGAACAGGGCAAGGTGGTGCGCTGGGGCGGCGACGAATTCCTGCTCATCATCCCGAACTGCGACGAAGCCGCCTGCGAGCAGATCGTCAATCGTCTGCAGGAGACAGAATCCAACGTCATCGTGTGCGGAAACCCCCTCAGCACCTCCTACGGATACGCCATCGTCACGCAGGATGTGCCGCTTGAGCAGGCCATTGACATTGCCGACAAACGCATGTACGCCGCAAAGCAGGCCCTCAAGAACGCCATCGCGTAA